A window of the Haloarcula litorea genome harbors these coding sequences:
- a CDS encoding HalOD1 output domain-containing protein, which yields MTTAVSIPLEDAKPAQAIIEAVAAASNTPPDELPSLHAVVDPDALNQLLNSESDVEVSFDYAGYRVHASTEEVTVLADVVVGEWCESGMDCRIERTDTGLRGLVKPPECTEHLVDKVDDHVPGETYRDGEWIAWESEDEVSANDVRDETAEVARRLGQHIISQQSECNGN from the coding sequence ATGACCACGGCAGTCAGTATCCCGCTCGAAGACGCCAAGCCGGCACAGGCCATCATCGAAGCAGTCGCCGCCGCCTCCAACACGCCACCCGACGAACTCCCGAGCCTCCACGCTGTCGTCGATCCGGATGCGCTGAATCAATTGCTCAACAGCGAGAGTGATGTTGAGGTCAGTTTCGACTACGCCGGATATCGCGTACACGCGTCGACCGAAGAAGTCACCGTGCTGGCCGATGTTGTCGTTGGTGAGTGGTGCGAGTCAGGGATGGACTGTCGCATTGAGCGGACAGATACCGGGCTTCGAGGGCTCGTGAAACCGCCCGAATGCACGGAACATCTCGTCGACAAGGTTGACGATCACGTCCCCGGCGAGACGTACCGCGACGGGGAGTGGATCGCTTGGGAGTCGGAAGATGAGGTCTCGGCAAATGATGTCAGAGACGAGACGGCGGAAGTCGCACGCAGACTGGGGCAACACATCATCTCGCAACAGAGCGAGTGCAACGGGAACTGA
- a CDS encoding site-specific integrase — translation MRVKSTAGDSEYKLWLKPEEYEALCDVAEDRSHKHHSVALLGGSVGLRAQEMAAVRPEDMYADDGLYWLRVHEEAGKDTTGSGGKLRDAHIPQDAYVELLENRHKLGVEEDELLLGVTKSRVRDIVHELGDEMAARGDDVPGRSADWEKLSAHDLRRFFAQDRLVRKEMNPHTVMAIGGWSSLGAMEDYIKTPSDDVVADEIKRVGLS, via the coding sequence ATGCGAGTCAAGTCAACAGCCGGAGACTCCGAATACAAGCTCTGGCTGAAGCCCGAAGAGTACGAGGCCCTATGCGACGTTGCAGAGGACAGATCACACAAGCATCACTCCGTCGCGCTGCTCGGCGGCTCCGTCGGACTTCGAGCGCAGGAGATGGCGGCCGTCCGACCCGAGGACATGTACGCCGACGACGGTCTGTACTGGCTCCGCGTCCACGAAGAGGCGGGGAAGGATACCACCGGAAGCGGTGGGAAGCTCCGCGACGCCCACATCCCACAGGACGCGTACGTGGAGTTGCTGGAGAATCGGCACAAGCTGGGCGTTGAGGAAGACGAGTTGCTTCTCGGCGTCACGAAGAGTCGCGTCCGAGACATCGTTCACGAGCTTGGTGACGAGATGGCCGCCCGGGGCGATGATGTCCCGGGTCGGAGTGCGGACTGGGAGAAGCTGTCCGCTCACGACCTCCGTCGGTTCTTCGCGCAGGATCGACTCGTGCGGAAGGAGATGAACCCACACACCGTGATGGCCATCGGAGGTTGGTCGTCACTCGGAGCCATGGAGGACTACATCAAGACGCCCTCCGACGATGTTGTCGCGGACGAGATCAAGCGCGTCGGCCTGAGTTGA
- a CDS encoding PQQ-binding-like beta-propeller repeat protein — protein MSEDTQQRRWYRRMVLSATAASLVGLAGCSSTGGQGDSPETSSPDSEENSTDTASSGTDTTTEGSDEPPAPYQNDIGIIPGHLDGNSNKYTAEYSGPGSDATELWTASISSYGNPQSLVAYNGQVTISGQTPSEGTGMRSFDGTGDRLWERDLNYDLYPASEETLIGADGNEIIGLSTADGSRQFLHSTPDLEGSRTYMPVIDGQTLYYRASEAASSEETIAAVNAQEGNVVNRTTVSGETTGIFTDLTGTLVGDRLISYGSPSTVLDLNDLSKQATISLGVSSIEVYKTTIAAVGDMLYLHSTPDGLFAYDLNAGELRWSNTEIYNGTAVRAAIADESSVYLVRPQSILAYSASDGSKQWEAPLTNQISTLSYTRTPVAIGSESMYVGLGNGNISILNTEDGQQTGRITDTGGVIPTVVGNRLYTLGDDLTVYGPA, from the coding sequence ATGTCGGAAGACACGCAGCAACGACGCTGGTATCGACGGATGGTTCTTTCTGCAACGGCAGCCAGCCTCGTAGGGCTCGCCGGTTGTTCATCTACAGGTGGCCAAGGCGATAGCCCGGAGACGAGTTCGCCTGACTCGGAAGAAAATTCGACCGATACGGCATCGTCTGGGACAGATACGACCACCGAGGGATCAGATGAACCGCCAGCCCCCTATCAGAACGATATCGGTATCATTCCCGGCCACCTTGATGGGAACTCGAACAAGTATACTGCCGAATACAGCGGCCCGGGTTCGGACGCGACCGAGTTGTGGACGGCGAGTATAAGTTCGTATGGCAATCCGCAATCGCTTGTCGCCTATAACGGTCAAGTCACGATTAGCGGACAGACTCCGAGCGAAGGCACGGGAATGCGAAGCTTCGACGGTACCGGGGACAGACTCTGGGAACGCGATCTCAATTACGACCTGTATCCTGCCAGCGAAGAAACACTCATCGGTGCAGACGGAAATGAGATAATTGGCCTCTCCACCGCCGATGGCAGTCGACAGTTCCTTCATAGTACACCAGACCTCGAAGGATCGAGAACGTACATGCCGGTGATTGATGGGCAAACCCTGTACTATCGGGCGAGCGAAGCTGCATCTTCAGAAGAGACCATCGCGGCCGTCAACGCTCAAGAAGGCAACGTCGTCAACAGAACGACTGTATCGGGAGAGACGACTGGCATTTTCACTGATCTGACTGGTACGCTGGTGGGCGATCGACTGATCTCCTACGGGAGCCCCTCCACCGTGCTTGATTTGAACGACCTCTCGAAACAAGCAACCATCTCTCTTGGTGTTTCCTCAATTGAGGTGTACAAGACGACCATCGCGGCAGTCGGCGATATGCTGTATCTTCATTCGACACCGGATGGGCTATTCGCGTACGACTTGAATGCGGGCGAGTTGCGATGGAGCAATACCGAGATCTACAACGGCACAGCGGTTAGAGCAGCGATAGCAGACGAATCATCTGTTTACCTTGTTCGGCCTCAGTCTATTCTCGCATACTCAGCCTCTGATGGGTCAAAGCAGTGGGAAGCCCCGCTGACAAACCAGATATCGACGCTATCGTACACGAGGACACCCGTTGCTATCGGAAGTGAGTCGATGTATGTCGGACTCGGTAATGGCAATATTAGCATACTGAATACGGAAGATGGACAACAAACAGGGCGAATTACGGATACCGGTGGCGTCATCCCAACAGTTGTCGGCAACCGTCTGTACACGTTGGGTGACGACCTTACCGTGTACGGGCCAGCCTGA
- a CDS encoding helix-turn-helix transcriptional regulator: MGAADVVQLVLQRQQYLEQLAKQPQRRSDLVDSVGDSRPTVHRATEELDEKGLVEKQNGTYEITREGELILDAVRGATAATETIESGNRLIEHFPDEAPLDPVFFRDAEAVPVQPPSMEANVEKAIRRIKDADRLCGLGVADNSTKFAQTIYDQSVEKEELQLDLVLEKHVMESLVNRHIDWMVNLVKSDYADIRVCESIPYGMYVADEGPSPADGIVYLLVHGDQSEYLGHFEAESQPAIRWAEAVFRDYFVAADPLEEHVPEDALESESS; this comes from the coding sequence ATGGGGGCCGCAGATGTTGTCCAACTTGTTCTTCAGCGACAGCAGTACCTGGAACAGCTGGCCAAACAACCACAGCGGCGCAGTGACCTCGTGGACTCAGTTGGAGACTCGCGCCCGACGGTTCACCGTGCGACCGAAGAGCTTGACGAGAAAGGGTTGGTGGAAAAACAGAACGGCACATACGAGATTACCCGAGAGGGTGAACTTATACTGGACGCAGTGAGAGGAGCGACAGCCGCTACTGAGACGATTGAATCCGGAAATCGGTTGATTGAGCACTTTCCGGACGAGGCGCCTCTTGATCCCGTGTTCTTCCGCGATGCGGAGGCAGTTCCGGTACAACCGCCGTCGATGGAAGCGAATGTGGAGAAGGCTATCAGACGGATCAAAGACGCTGACCGTCTCTGTGGACTTGGCGTTGCCGACAACAGCACGAAGTTCGCGCAGACCATCTACGACCAGAGCGTGGAAAAAGAGGAGTTGCAACTCGATCTCGTCCTCGAGAAGCACGTGATGGAGTCGCTCGTAAACCGCCATATCGACTGGATGGTGAATCTGGTCAAAAGCGACTACGCTGACATTCGCGTGTGTGAATCGATTCCGTATGGAATGTACGTCGCTGATGAGGGGCCATCTCCAGCGGATGGAATCGTGTATCTGCTCGTTCACGGGGACCAATCGGAGTATCTCGGCCATTTCGAGGCGGAATCACAGCCGGCGATCCGCTGGGCAGAAGCCGTATTTAGGGACTACTTCGTGGCTGCCGATCCGTTGGAGGAGCACGTCCCCGAAGATGCTCTGGAGTCGGAATCTTCCTAA
- a CDS encoding DUF6735 family protein encodes MSHRAIVAERQPNERFNLYHSRNGAEDIQLLDELRESLNVHGRVDFEALTGETIPEAAKQIEHASESRYRVESGDTGNIVEPRPIATNVRQEALLLADDLLQFEVLYVVADGDVNAYWLTWTYPDVIRPWRDHVEMDVYDADGLPTRAADLMEYVEDGDPVRTITDFQQGWLSDDLVRTVVGDYHRWLYELHTMAVDEFDKDEVDDDEAPRRLIQTPEHCLTFRVDENTTLVPQSHPFVLPIRLGSSPMTSSERIREAAAQTRLSVGAGLNAAERVSEDALRQACADSLIEIVDQHRDQVATDFVPGALGDAIDEYRQSRDRQVLEDIWRRD; translated from the coding sequence ATGAGTCATAGAGCAATAGTAGCAGAGAGACAACCAAATGAGCGATTCAACCTCTATCACTCTCGGAACGGAGCAGAAGATATCCAACTCCTTGACGAACTGCGCGAGTCGCTGAACGTTCACGGTCGCGTCGATTTCGAGGCGTTGACCGGAGAGACGATTCCCGAAGCCGCCAAGCAGATAGAGCACGCAAGCGAGTCGAGATACAGGGTGGAATCCGGCGACACCGGGAACATCGTGGAACCGCGGCCTATAGCGACGAACGTTCGACAGGAGGCGTTGCTGCTTGCGGACGACCTTCTCCAGTTCGAAGTTCTGTACGTGGTTGCCGACGGAGACGTGAACGCGTACTGGCTGACATGGACGTATCCCGACGTGATTCGGCCGTGGCGCGATCATGTGGAGATGGACGTGTATGACGCCGACGGGCTCCCCACGAGAGCCGCAGACCTGATGGAGTATGTCGAGGATGGCGACCCCGTTCGGACAATCACCGACTTCCAGCAGGGATGGCTCTCCGACGACCTCGTTCGCACGGTCGTCGGCGACTATCACCGATGGCTGTACGAGTTGCACACGATGGCTGTGGACGAATTCGACAAGGATGAGGTGGACGACGACGAGGCTCCACGGCGGCTCATCCAGACGCCAGAGCACTGCTTGACATTCCGGGTGGACGAGAACACGACACTCGTGCCGCAGTCCCACCCGTTCGTCCTTCCGATTCGGCTCGGATCGTCGCCGATGACGTCGAGTGAACGGATCAGGGAAGCGGCCGCACAGACGCGGTTGAGCGTCGGGGCTGGGCTGAACGCCGCCGAACGCGTGTCCGAGGACGCTCTCCGGCAGGCGTGTGCGGACTCGCTGATCGAGATCGTGGACCAACACCGCGATCAGGTTGCCACGGATTTCGTTCCCGGAGCGTTGGGAGATGCGATTGACGAGTACCGGCAGTCACGAGATCGGCAGGTGCTTGAGGACATTTGGCGAAGAGACTGA
- a CDS encoding NAD(P)-dependent oxidoreductase, which yields MKLAIFGATGGTGRELTKQATAAGHEIQALTRSPQKLPPNDSVTAIQGNVLESDTVSATVDGADVVVCLLGRTPNNPENVVSRGTENIVDSMNKQGVKRLAVLTSMGLGASVRQVPWYVRIANVTILHDLMADKARQEEIVMGSDLDWTIVRPGGLTDGPHTDEYVQGVDVDATAGPISRADVADFLLQIVERDDYLRETPVVTTKRGVDAEFLWEQVTAVSQRLRNK from the coding sequence ATGAAACTGGCAATCTTCGGTGCGACGGGCGGAACAGGTCGCGAACTGACGAAACAAGCGACTGCAGCGGGTCACGAGATTCAGGCACTCACTCGGTCGCCGCAGAAGCTCCCACCGAACGATTCGGTCACGGCCATCCAAGGGAACGTACTCGAATCGGATACCGTCTCGGCTACTGTTGATGGTGCAGACGTGGTCGTCTGCCTCCTTGGCCGGACCCCCAACAACCCCGAAAACGTAGTATCCCGCGGTACAGAGAACATCGTCGACTCGATGAACAAGCAGGGTGTCAAGCGGCTAGCCGTACTCACCTCGATGGGACTTGGCGCGAGTGTCCGGCAAGTACCCTGGTACGTCCGCATAGCGAACGTAACCATTCTTCACGACCTGATGGCAGACAAGGCCAGACAGGAGGAGATTGTAATGGGAAGTGATCTCGACTGGACTATCGTCCGCCCCGGTGGGCTCACGGATGGCCCCCATACCGACGAGTACGTACAAGGTGTTGACGTTGACGCAACTGCTGGCCCCATCTCTCGTGCCGATGTCGCTGATTTTTTGCTTCAGATCGTCGAGAGAGACGACTATCTTCGAGAGACACCAGTAGTGACGACGAAGAGAGGCGTCGATGCTGAATTCCTCTGGGAACAGGTTACCGCCGTGTCCCAGCGCCTGCGAAACAAGTGA
- a CDS encoding SHOCT domain-containing protein, translated as MASRESNDGLLRIVLIILGVLILFPLLMMVFAMPMMGMMGWWWGDGMAGGLSPMWGIGMMLVWLIVLLGIGYLLYRGLVSRVRTDAVADPALEELRMAYARGDLSEEEFEERRSRLQREK; from the coding sequence ATGGCTTCGAGAGAATCGAATGACGGTTTGCTCCGGATCGTCCTCATCATTCTGGGTGTACTCATACTCTTCCCGCTGTTGATGATGGTGTTCGCGATGCCGATGATGGGAATGATGGGTTGGTGGTGGGGCGACGGTATGGCGGGTGGTCTCTCTCCGATGTGGGGAATCGGCATGATGCTCGTCTGGTTGATCGTACTGCTGGGAATCGGGTATCTCCTGTACCGGGGACTTGTCAGCCGAGTACGGACGGATGCGGTCGCGGACCCGGCGTTGGAGGAGCTCCGGATGGCGTACGCCCGCGGTGACCTCTCGGAAGAGGAGTTCGAGGAGCGGCGGTCGCGGCTCCAGCGGGAGAAGTGA
- a CDS encoding ISH3 family transposase, whose protein sequence is MHSKKQADSEIHEDQLLNFLVNTLTEEIALDLGATAEIDAEDIYEVLVGATADGTSISTLCNSSEDSPSANAILYHLRTKFEPERLERVANTLLRRDIVELLPEQVEVCADLHLRPYYGDEDDTDGLYHSEAKRGTTAFHAYATLYARVKNKRHTLAVRRLEDGDTASSVLAEFLGVLDGLDAEIKAVYLDRGFYDSKCLTLLQAHNYAYVMPIIRWGGTIQQELAEGWSRVINHDLTGKLDGHSWTVEFPVYIDCTYLNGRYDENGVARHGYAADAPFIETPRQARYHYSKRFGIESSYRLSEQAIATTTTRDATVRLLYVVVSLLLQNAWRYLHYEYVATPRRGGRRLWWWPYKEFINMVRRAAWTALAVRRAVPANRPPDDRFHR, encoded by the coding sequence GTGCACTCCAAGAAGCAAGCAGACAGTGAAATCCACGAAGACCAGCTCCTTAACTTTCTCGTCAACACGCTCACCGAGGAGATCGCTCTTGATCTCGGCGCTACTGCTGAAATCGACGCTGAGGACATCTACGAGGTCCTCGTCGGCGCGACCGCCGACGGGACCTCAATCTCGACGCTGTGCAACTCCAGTGAAGACTCTCCGTCAGCAAACGCGATTCTCTACCATCTGCGGACGAAGTTCGAGCCGGAACGGCTCGAACGAGTCGCCAACACGCTCCTTCGACGGGATATCGTCGAACTCCTCCCCGAGCAGGTGGAGGTCTGCGCAGACCTCCACCTGCGACCCTACTACGGTGACGAAGACGACACAGACGGCCTCTACCACTCCGAGGCCAAGCGCGGAACCACCGCGTTCCACGCCTACGCCACACTCTACGCGCGTGTGAAGAATAAACGGCACACGCTGGCGGTGCGCCGTCTCGAAGACGGCGACACCGCCAGTAGCGTCCTCGCCGAGTTTCTTGGTGTACTCGACGGCCTTGACGCCGAAATCAAGGCCGTCTATCTCGATCGCGGATTCTACGACAGCAAGTGTCTCACGCTGCTTCAAGCGCACAACTACGCTTACGTGATGCCGATCATCAGATGGGGTGGGACGATTCAGCAGGAACTCGCGGAAGGGTGGAGCCGCGTCATTAACCACGATTTGACAGGGAAACTCGACGGCCACAGCTGGACCGTCGAGTTTCCCGTCTACATCGACTGTACGTACCTGAACGGACGATACGACGAGAACGGTGTGGCGCGTCACGGCTACGCCGCTGACGCGCCGTTCATCGAGACTCCACGCCAGGCTCGATACCACTACAGCAAACGCTTCGGTATCGAGTCGAGCTACCGCTTGTCTGAGCAAGCGATAGCGACGACAACAACGCGAGACGCGACGGTGAGACTGCTGTACGTCGTGGTGAGTCTCCTCTTGCAGAATGCGTGGCGGTATCTCCACTACGAATACGTGGCGACGCCCCGCCGGGGCGGGCGTCGCCTCTGGTGGTGGCCGTACAAGGAGTTCATCAATATGGTTCGACGGGCCGCGTGGACGGCCCTCGCAGTGCGTCGGGCCGTCCCCGCCAACCGGCCACCAGACGACCGGTTCCACCGGTAG
- a CDS encoding copper-translocating P-type ATPase: MHEGHEQMFRRRFFVSTLLSIPVLLYSETLQSWLGFSVPAFPGSEWINPVFAVVVFGYGGVPFLQMAVPELKDRAPGMMTLISMAISVAFVYSLASVIFPTQSAFFWELVTLIDIMLLGHWIEMRSVRRASSAVDELAKLMPDTAERITDNGDTEEVPVSELTEGDLVLVRPGASVPADGVVEEGDSDVNEAMITGESKPVSKEPGDEVIGGTVNGDGSLRVRIDATGEETTLAGIMRLVEEAQESKSRTQALADRAAGWLFYVALAAAVVTGIAWTVAVSFNAEVIERVVTVLVIACPHALGLAIPLVVAINTSLAARNGMLVRDRIAMEEARNLDAIIFDKTGTLTEGEHGVVGMETVAGVDEDEALALAAAVEGDSEHMIARAIREAADEQGVEAPAADDFEAMKGRGVRAFVDGDEVFVGGPNLLNHLDSEVPSDLQSFAEEAGENARTVVYLVREGDLIAAFAMADVIRDESYRVVEALHDLDIEVAMLTGDSEDVANAVAAELGIDTVFAEVLPEDKDKKVQELQDQGKLVGMVGDGVNDAPALTRSDVGIAIGSGTDVAVQSADVILVQNNPMDVVRLVKLSKASYRKMQENIVWAAGYNVFAIPLAAGVLAPIGILLSPAVGALLMSLSTVIVAINAQLLRRVDLSVPSLPDVSPTTDAQPAD; this comes from the coding sequence ATGCACGAGGGCCACGAGCAGATGTTCCGCCGGCGCTTTTTCGTCTCGACTCTCCTGTCGATCCCCGTCCTCCTGTACAGCGAAACGCTGCAGAGTTGGCTCGGCTTCTCCGTCCCCGCGTTCCCGGGGAGCGAGTGGATAAACCCCGTCTTCGCGGTAGTCGTCTTCGGGTACGGTGGGGTTCCGTTCCTCCAGATGGCGGTGCCGGAACTGAAAGACCGGGCACCGGGAATGATGACGCTTATCTCGATGGCTATCTCGGTTGCGTTCGTCTACAGCCTCGCGAGCGTGATTTTCCCGACGCAGTCGGCGTTCTTCTGGGAACTCGTCACCCTGATCGACATCATGCTGCTGGGCCACTGGATCGAGATGCGAAGCGTGCGGCGGGCGTCCAGTGCCGTTGACGAGTTGGCGAAGTTGATGCCCGATACGGCCGAGCGAATCACCGATAATGGCGACACCGAGGAAGTCCCCGTTAGTGAACTCACCGAAGGGGACCTCGTGCTCGTCCGGCCAGGCGCAAGCGTGCCTGCAGATGGCGTCGTTGAGGAGGGGGACTCCGACGTGAACGAGGCAATGATCACCGGGGAGTCCAAACCCGTGTCCAAGGAACCCGGCGACGAGGTCATCGGTGGGACTGTCAACGGTGATGGGAGCCTCCGTGTTCGGATCGACGCGACAGGCGAGGAGACGACACTCGCTGGGATCATGCGGCTAGTCGAGGAGGCCCAGGAGAGCAAGTCCCGGACGCAGGCGCTCGCGGACCGCGCGGCGGGCTGGTTGTTCTACGTCGCCCTGGCTGCGGCGGTCGTGACAGGCATTGCGTGGACAGTCGCGGTCTCATTCAACGCCGAGGTGATCGAACGCGTCGTGACCGTGTTGGTCATCGCGTGCCCCCATGCACTCGGACTCGCGATTCCGCTCGTCGTCGCGATCAATACGTCACTCGCGGCACGGAACGGTATGCTCGTTCGTGACCGGATCGCCATGGAAGAGGCCCGGAATTTAGACGCGATCATCTTCGACAAGACGGGGACTCTCACCGAGGGTGAACATGGGGTCGTCGGTATGGAAACCGTCGCTGGCGTCGATGAGGACGAGGCTTTGGCACTGGCCGCGGCCGTCGAGGGTGATTCCGAGCACATGATCGCTCGCGCCATCCGCGAGGCTGCCGACGAACAGGGAGTTGAAGCACCTGCTGCAGACGATTTCGAGGCGATGAAGGGCCGTGGCGTCCGAGCATTCGTCGACGGAGACGAGGTGTTCGTCGGCGGACCGAACCTCCTGAACCATCTCGATAGCGAGGTCCCGTCAGATCTCCAGTCGTTCGCGGAGGAGGCGGGTGAGAACGCACGGACTGTCGTGTATCTCGTCCGCGAGGGTGACCTAATCGCGGCCTTCGCCATGGCAGACGTGATCCGTGACGAGAGCTATCGGGTCGTCGAGGCGCTACACGATCTCGATATCGAGGTGGCGATGCTGACTGGCGATAGCGAGGATGTGGCGAATGCGGTCGCAGCGGAACTGGGTATCGACACGGTGTTCGCGGAGGTTCTCCCCGAGGACAAGGACAAGAAGGTTCAGGAGCTCCAGGATCAGGGCAAGCTCGTGGGAATGGTTGGTGACGGCGTCAACGATGCGCCGGCGCTCACCCGGTCGGACGTCGGCATCGCAATCGGGAGCGGTACCGACGTTGCGGTCCAGTCGGCGGACGTCATCCTGGTCCAGAACAACCCGATGGACGTCGTCCGACTGGTCAAACTGAGCAAGGCGAGTTACCGGAAGATGCAGGAGAATATCGTCTGGGCGGCAGGGTACAACGTGTTCGCCATCCCGCTGGCCGCAGGGGTGCTGGCGCCGATTGGAATTCTCCTTTCACCGGCCGTGGGTGCATTGTTGATGTCGCTGAGCACGGTGATCGTTGCGATCAACGCGCAGTTGCTCCGCCGCGTCGACCTCTCCGTGCCGAGCCTTCCGGACGTTTCGCCGACCACGGATGCCCAACCCGCGGACTAG
- a CDS encoding DUF7521 family protein produces MEHTLFVIAKLFTTALALVIAYQAYRGYQRHSTQLLLYVAVGFALVGLGGLLEGMLFEVLQVSIFDAGLVAALVTAAGMLSILYALYAPNP; encoded by the coding sequence ATGGAACACACGCTATTCGTCATCGCGAAACTGTTCACCACCGCGCTAGCGCTGGTCATCGCCTATCAGGCCTATCGCGGGTACCAGCGGCATAGCACGCAGTTACTCCTGTACGTCGCGGTCGGCTTCGCGCTCGTTGGGCTTGGCGGCCTTCTCGAGGGTATGCTCTTCGAGGTCCTTCAAGTGTCAATCTTCGACGCCGGACTCGTGGCAGCACTCGTCACCGCTGCGGGAATGCTATCCATCCTGTACGCCCTCTATGCCCCAAACCCCTGA
- a CDS encoding ArsR/SmtB family transcription factor, producing the protein MTEEPDPSDIFATLDDEYARDILVATKTERLSAKELSEECDMSRPTVSRRVSRLVEQGLLEEYTHVDPGGRHYSEYEARLERIEVLLQAEGFDVQIDVRPDPADRITTIFEEMRGD; encoded by the coding sequence GTGACCGAGGAGCCTGACCCGTCAGACATCTTCGCCACGCTTGACGACGAGTACGCCCGCGACATTCTCGTGGCGACGAAAACCGAGCGGCTGTCAGCGAAAGAACTCAGTGAGGAATGCGATATGTCACGTCCAACTGTCTCGCGCCGCGTCAGCCGACTCGTCGAGCAAGGCCTCCTCGAAGAATACACGCACGTCGATCCCGGCGGCCGGCACTACAGCGAGTACGAGGCTCGCCTCGAACGCATCGAAGTGCTCCTCCAGGCGGAAGGATTCGACGTCCAGATCGACGTCCGGCCGGACCCCGCCGACCGGATCACGACCATCTTCGAGGAAATGCGGGGAGACTGA
- a CDS encoding DoxX family protein — translation MSTLDSGMNQLESKVGGLTVGGKVHSLSAWFVLALRLMMGYAFAYSGFTKITGEFAAGGYLNNVAATNGNPLAGMFAWMGSTPWFVEFANVAVPWGELFIGLGLLVGALVRLAAFFGALMMLMFYFGNWDMSHGFINGDFAYMLVFLAVAAFAAGRILGLDQYIEQYEIGGQALVERYPRLEYILG, via the coding sequence ATGTCTACACTCGACTCCGGTATGAACCAGCTTGAGAGCAAGGTCGGCGGCCTGACGGTCGGTGGGAAAGTCCACAGCCTCAGCGCGTGGTTCGTGCTCGCGCTCCGGCTCATGATGGGGTACGCGTTCGCGTACTCCGGGTTCACGAAGATCACCGGCGAGTTCGCCGCCGGCGGCTACCTCAACAACGTCGCCGCGACGAACGGCAACCCGCTCGCGGGTATGTTCGCGTGGATGGGCTCGACGCCGTGGTTCGTCGAGTTCGCGAATGTCGCCGTTCCGTGGGGCGAGCTGTTCATCGGCCTCGGCCTGCTGGTCGGTGCGCTGGTTCGCCTCGCGGCGTTCTTTGGTGCGCTCATGATGCTCATGTTCTACTTCGGCAACTGGGACATGAGTCACGGGTTCATCAACGGGGACTTCGCGTACATGCTCGTGTTCCTCGCGGTCGCCGCGTTCGCAGCGGGCCGCATCCTCGGGCTCGACCAGTACATCGAACAGTACGAGATCGGTGGACAGGCGCTCGTCGAGCGCTACCCCCGCCTCGAATACATCCTCGGCTAA